The following coding sequences lie in one Vanacampus margaritifer isolate UIUO_Vmar chromosome 16, RoL_Vmar_1.0, whole genome shotgun sequence genomic window:
- the nsrp1 gene encoding nuclear speckle splicing regulatory protein 1 isoform X1: MAVPAKQYGLILPQKKILMKTTHLQKRSVFGDDSDDETSVGESLQKEAAKKKTMRQTQLEMKKALEEDSTVYDYDAVYDDIQKQRLDNSKKKLSGAERKPKYIHQLMKAVDSRKKEQERRDERKIQKEREAEGNQFADKDAYVTSAYKRKLQEQKEEEERERREAAIEAALDVRKQKDLSGFYRHLLNQTVGEEAIPDRSADKSQKSEDGSFPETSQTSRDVTTSPGSDGEDVHEEKHGFSKTSSSSHSKRHYRRRSASSGSDGERERDAREKEKSRSGRRDRDRDGQSHRSRHRDGKRKSDKEKGREEDEDKADRKGTAREEKDGGEETGQAIKADGEETGQATKDDGEESGQATKDDGQTKVNKFAKRSNEQTLGSARDRYLARQMARSASKSYIERDED; this comes from the exons ATGGCGGTGCCTGCCAAACA GTACGGGCTCATCCTGCCTCAGAAGAAAATCTTGATGAAGACAACACATCTCCAGAAACGATCTGTGTTTGGGGATGACTCAGATGATGAG ACGTCTGTTGGTGAGAGTCTGCAAAAAGAAGCTGCCAAGAAGAAGACGATGAGGCAG ACTCAGCTGGAGATGAAGAAGGCCCTGGAAGAGGACAGCACCGTGTATGACTACGACGCCGTGTATGATGACATCCAAAAGCAGAGGCTGgacaacagtaaaaaaaaattgtcgggGGCAGAGAGAAAG cCTAAGTACATTCATCAGCTGATGAAGGCGGTGGATAGCCGCAAGAAGGAGCAAGAGCGGCGGGATGAGCGAAAGATCCAGAAGGAGCGCGAGGCAGAGGGCAACCAGTTTGCCGACAAGGACGCGTACGTCACGTCGGCCTACAAGCGCAAGCTGCAGGAgcagaaggaggaagaggagcgcGAGAGGCGGGAGGCTGCCATCGAAG CCGCTTTGGACGTGAGGAAACAAAAAGATCTGAGTGGGTTCTACAGACATCTTCTCAACCAGACCGTGGGAGAGGAAGCCATCCCGGATCGCTCGGCTGACAA AAGTCAAAAGTCAGAAGATGGAAGCTTtccagaaacatctcaaacgaGTCGCGATGTAACGACAAGTCCCGGAAGTGACGGAGAAGATGTGCACGAGGAGAAGCACGGGTTCAGCAAGACCTCGTCGTCCTCGCATTCCAAGCGCCATTACAGACGCAGGTCAGCGTCATCAGGCAGCGACGGCGAGCGGGAGAGGGACGCGCGGGAGAAGGAGAAGTCGCGCAGCGGGAGGAGAGACCGCGACAGAGACGGCCAGAGTCACAGAAGCAGACACCGAGACGGCAAGAGGAAGTCTGACAAAGAAAAAGGGCGAGAGGAAGATGAGGACAAAGCAGACAGGAAGGGAACGGCTCGAGAAGAGAAGGATGGCGGCGAGGAGACTGGTCAGGCAATAAAGGCTGACGGCGAGGAGACTGGTCAGGCAACAAAGGATGACGGCGAGGAGAGTGGCCAGGCAACAAAGGATGACGGCCAAACAAAGGTCAACAAGTTTGCCAAACGTTCCAACGAGCAGACGCTGGGCTCGGCCAGGGATCGATACCTCGCCCGCCAGATGGCTCGCTCCGCCTCCAAAAGCTACATCGAGCGTGACGAAGACTGA
- the nsrp1 gene encoding nuclear speckle splicing regulatory protein 1 isoform X2 gives MKTTHLQKRSVFGDDSDDETSVGESLQKEAAKKKTMRQTQLEMKKALEEDSTVYDYDAVYDDIQKQRLDNSKKKLSGAERKPKYIHQLMKAVDSRKKEQERRDERKIQKEREAEGNQFADKDAYVTSAYKRKLQEQKEEEERERREAAIEAALDVRKQKDLSGFYRHLLNQTVGEEAIPDRSADKSQKSEDGSFPETSQTSRDVTTSPGSDGEDVHEEKHGFSKTSSSSHSKRHYRRRSASSGSDGERERDAREKEKSRSGRRDRDRDGQSHRSRHRDGKRKSDKEKGREEDEDKADRKGTAREEKDGGEETGQAIKADGEETGQATKDDGEESGQATKDDGQTKVNKFAKRSNEQTLGSARDRYLARQMARSASKSYIERDED, from the exons ATGAAGACAACACATCTCCAGAAACGATCTGTGTTTGGGGATGACTCAGATGATGAG ACGTCTGTTGGTGAGAGTCTGCAAAAAGAAGCTGCCAAGAAGAAGACGATGAGGCAG ACTCAGCTGGAGATGAAGAAGGCCCTGGAAGAGGACAGCACCGTGTATGACTACGACGCCGTGTATGATGACATCCAAAAGCAGAGGCTGgacaacagtaaaaaaaaattgtcgggGGCAGAGAGAAAG cCTAAGTACATTCATCAGCTGATGAAGGCGGTGGATAGCCGCAAGAAGGAGCAAGAGCGGCGGGATGAGCGAAAGATCCAGAAGGAGCGCGAGGCAGAGGGCAACCAGTTTGCCGACAAGGACGCGTACGTCACGTCGGCCTACAAGCGCAAGCTGCAGGAgcagaaggaggaagaggagcgcGAGAGGCGGGAGGCTGCCATCGAAG CCGCTTTGGACGTGAGGAAACAAAAAGATCTGAGTGGGTTCTACAGACATCTTCTCAACCAGACCGTGGGAGAGGAAGCCATCCCGGATCGCTCGGCTGACAA AAGTCAAAAGTCAGAAGATGGAAGCTTtccagaaacatctcaaacgaGTCGCGATGTAACGACAAGTCCCGGAAGTGACGGAGAAGATGTGCACGAGGAGAAGCACGGGTTCAGCAAGACCTCGTCGTCCTCGCATTCCAAGCGCCATTACAGACGCAGGTCAGCGTCATCAGGCAGCGACGGCGAGCGGGAGAGGGACGCGCGGGAGAAGGAGAAGTCGCGCAGCGGGAGGAGAGACCGCGACAGAGACGGCCAGAGTCACAGAAGCAGACACCGAGACGGCAAGAGGAAGTCTGACAAAGAAAAAGGGCGAGAGGAAGATGAGGACAAAGCAGACAGGAAGGGAACGGCTCGAGAAGAGAAGGATGGCGGCGAGGAGACTGGTCAGGCAATAAAGGCTGACGGCGAGGAGACTGGTCAGGCAACAAAGGATGACGGCGAGGAGAGTGGCCAGGCAACAAAGGATGACGGCCAAACAAAGGTCAACAAGTTTGCCAAACGTTCCAACGAGCAGACGCTGGGCTCGGCCAGGGATCGATACCTCGCCCGCCAGATGGCTCGCTCCGCCTCCAAAAGCTACATCGAGCGTGACGAAGACTGA